The following proteins are co-located in the Oncorhynchus clarkii lewisi isolate Uvic-CL-2024 chromosome 30, UVic_Ocla_1.0, whole genome shotgun sequence genome:
- the LOC139389948 gene encoding tumor necrosis factor receptor superfamily member 10B-like isoform X8, with product MSTPPLSMSYIHLMVVLIWALNPMAAAQSGLELTQTGGSVRNRKQRDISCRENLEYPHDNICCLNCPAGKYVKAYCTGALEKGTCEDCDLDTYTEHDNGLPQCLKCTKCRSDQVTTKTCTITQNTECQCKPGYFCAPDQACEVCKKCSRCKDNEVRVKNCTTTSNTVCETRLPTSSTISVVIVVAVLGITAALAGVYWMRRKPFKRTDTQNNPSGTLKVVVDDQNNRSIEERQNNQNAVLDDTQLYPLLEQTQAENVLIKLVPLNGDESLKKSFELFEELDVHYHNRFFRHIGLSDNAIKSSVHLHPEDRVYELLKVWLEKVGMDADMNDLIKALLYFGQRLSAENIISKAIENGYYEYAENEK from the exons GTTGTCCTCATCTGGGCCCTCAACCCCATGGCGGCAGCTCAATCTGGCCTTGAGTTGACACAGACAGGAGGCAGCGTCAGGAACAGGAAACAGCGGGACATCTCATGCAGGGAAAACCTGGAGTACCCACATGACAACATCTGCTGTTTGAATTGCCCAGCTG GTAAATATGTCAAAGCGTACTGCACGGGTGCCTTGGAGAAAGGAACATGTGAGGACTGTGACCTCGACACATACACAGAGCATGACAACGGACTGCCACAGTGCTTAAAGTGCACGAAGTGTCGCTCAG ATCAGGTAACCACAAAGACATGCACCATCACTCAGAACACAGAGTGCCAGTGTAAACCAGGGTATTTCTGTGCCCCTGACCAAGCCTGTGAGGTGTGCAAAAAGTGCTCACG ATGTAAAGACAATGAGGTGAGGGTGAAGAACTGCACCACTACGTCCAACACGGTCTGTGAGACCAGACTGCCCACATCCAGCACCATCTCAG TTGTGATTGTGGTGGCAGTACTGGGTATCACTGCTGCACTTGCCGGTGTCTATTGGATGAGGCGAAAGCCCTTTAAAAGGACAG ACACCCAGAATAATCCCAGTGGGACGCTAAAAGTTGTGGTG GATGATCAAAATAACAGGTCAATTGAGGAGAGGCAGAACAACCAGAATGCTGTGCTGGATGACACACAGCTCTATCCCTTGCTGGAGCAGACCCAGGCG gaAAATGTCCTCATAAAACTGGTTCCTTTGAATG GTGATGAGTCCTTGAAGAAAAGTTTTGAACTTTTTGAAGAGCTGGATGTTCACTACCATAACAGATTCTTCAGGCACATCGGACTCTCTGACAATGCTATAAAAAGCTCTGTGCACCTTCATCCTGAAGATCGAGTCTATGAACTGTTGAAAGTATGGTTGGAGAAGGTGGGCATGGACGCTGACATGAATGACCTAATCAAAGCGTTACTTTATTTTGGCCAAAGGTTATCAGCAGAAAATATTATTTCAAAAGCCATTGAAAATGGTTATTATGAATATGCAGAAAATGAAAAGTGA
- the LOC139389948 gene encoding tumor necrosis factor receptor superfamily member 10B-like isoform X2, which produces MSTPPLSMSYIHLMVVLIWALNPMAAAQSGLELTQTGGSVRNRKQRDISCRENLEYPHDNICCLNCPAGKYVKAYCTGALEKGTCEDCDLDTYTEHDNGLPQCLKCTKCRSDQVTTKTCTITQNTECQCKPGYFCAPDQACEVCKKCSRCKDNEVRVKNCTTTSNTVCETRLPTSSTISGKTPGPVVIVVAVLGITAALAGVYWMRRKPFKRTDTQNNPSGTLKVVVDDQNNRSIEERQNNQNAVLDDTQLYPLLEQTQAVGAKASEDEDNGLGDSLPNTTNSSQSSLSALPSAPLPRSSPLPSPSAKRQPGSSAGENVLIKLVPLNGDESLKKSFELFEELDVHYHNRFFRHIGLSDNAIKSSVHLHPEDRVYELLKVWLEKVGMDADMNDLIKALLYFGQRLSAENIISKAIENGYYEYAENEK; this is translated from the exons GTTGTCCTCATCTGGGCCCTCAACCCCATGGCGGCAGCTCAATCTGGCCTTGAGTTGACACAGACAGGAGGCAGCGTCAGGAACAGGAAACAGCGGGACATCTCATGCAGGGAAAACCTGGAGTACCCACATGACAACATCTGCTGTTTGAATTGCCCAGCTG GTAAATATGTCAAAGCGTACTGCACGGGTGCCTTGGAGAAAGGAACATGTGAGGACTGTGACCTCGACACATACACAGAGCATGACAACGGACTGCCACAGTGCTTAAAGTGCACGAAGTGTCGCTCAG ATCAGGTAACCACAAAGACATGCACCATCACTCAGAACACAGAGTGCCAGTGTAAACCAGGGTATTTCTGTGCCCCTGACCAAGCCTGTGAGGTGTGCAAAAAGTGCTCACG ATGTAAAGACAATGAGGTGAGGGTGAAGAACTGCACCACTACGTCCAACACGGTCTGTGAGACCAGACTGCCCACATCCAGCACCATCTCAGGTAAAACTCCAGGCCCAG TTGTGATTGTGGTGGCAGTACTGGGTATCACTGCTGCACTTGCCGGTGTCTATTGGATGAGGCGAAAGCCCTTTAAAAGGACAG ACACCCAGAATAATCCCAGTGGGACGCTAAAAGTTGTGGTG GATGATCAAAATAACAGGTCAATTGAGGAGAGGCAGAACAACCAGAATGCTGTGCTGGATGACACACAGCTCTATCCCTTGCTGGAGCAGACCCAGGCGGTGGGTGCCAAAGCCTCAGAGGATGAGGACAATGGACTGGGCGACAGTCTACCCAACACCACCAACTCCTCTCAGTCCAGTCTGTCTGCACTACCCTCAGCCCCCCTCCCCAGATCCTCCCCGCTTCCCAGCCCTTCGGCCAAGAGGCAGCCTGGCTCTTCGGCTGGG gaAAATGTCCTCATAAAACTGGTTCCTTTGAATG GTGATGAGTCCTTGAAGAAAAGTTTTGAACTTTTTGAAGAGCTGGATGTTCACTACCATAACAGATTCTTCAGGCACATCGGACTCTCTGACAATGCTATAAAAAGCTCTGTGCACCTTCATCCTGAAGATCGAGTCTATGAACTGTTGAAAGTATGGTTGGAGAAGGTGGGCATGGACGCTGACATGAATGACCTAATCAAAGCGTTACTTTATTTTGGCCAAAGGTTATCAGCAGAAAATATTATTTCAAAAGCCATTGAAAATGGTTATTATGAATATGCAGAAAATGAAAAGTGA
- the LOC139389948 gene encoding tumor necrosis factor receptor superfamily member 10B-like isoform X7: MSTPPLSMSYIHLMVVLIWALNPMAAAQSGLELTQTGGSVRNRKQRDISCRENLEYPHDNICCLNCPAGKYVKAYCTGALEKGTCEDCDLDTYTEHDNGLPQCLKCTKCRSDQVTTKTCTITQNTECQCKPGYFCAPDQACEVCKKCSRCKDNEVRVKNCTTTSNTVCETRLPTSSTISGKTPGPVVIVVAVLGITAALAGVYWMRRKPFKRTDTQNNPSGTLKVVVDDQNNRSIEERQNNQNAVLDDTQLYPLLEQTQAENVLIKLVPLNGDESLKKSFELFEELDVHYHNRFFRHIGLSDNAIKSSVHLHPEDRVYELLKVWLEKVGMDADMNDLIKALLYFGQRLSAENIISKAIENGYYEYAENEK; the protein is encoded by the exons GTTGTCCTCATCTGGGCCCTCAACCCCATGGCGGCAGCTCAATCTGGCCTTGAGTTGACACAGACAGGAGGCAGCGTCAGGAACAGGAAACAGCGGGACATCTCATGCAGGGAAAACCTGGAGTACCCACATGACAACATCTGCTGTTTGAATTGCCCAGCTG GTAAATATGTCAAAGCGTACTGCACGGGTGCCTTGGAGAAAGGAACATGTGAGGACTGTGACCTCGACACATACACAGAGCATGACAACGGACTGCCACAGTGCTTAAAGTGCACGAAGTGTCGCTCAG ATCAGGTAACCACAAAGACATGCACCATCACTCAGAACACAGAGTGCCAGTGTAAACCAGGGTATTTCTGTGCCCCTGACCAAGCCTGTGAGGTGTGCAAAAAGTGCTCACG ATGTAAAGACAATGAGGTGAGGGTGAAGAACTGCACCACTACGTCCAACACGGTCTGTGAGACCAGACTGCCCACATCCAGCACCATCTCAGGTAAAACTCCAGGCCCAG TTGTGATTGTGGTGGCAGTACTGGGTATCACTGCTGCACTTGCCGGTGTCTATTGGATGAGGCGAAAGCCCTTTAAAAGGACAG ACACCCAGAATAATCCCAGTGGGACGCTAAAAGTTGTGGTG GATGATCAAAATAACAGGTCAATTGAGGAGAGGCAGAACAACCAGAATGCTGTGCTGGATGACACACAGCTCTATCCCTTGCTGGAGCAGACCCAGGCG gaAAATGTCCTCATAAAACTGGTTCCTTTGAATG GTGATGAGTCCTTGAAGAAAAGTTTTGAACTTTTTGAAGAGCTGGATGTTCACTACCATAACAGATTCTTCAGGCACATCGGACTCTCTGACAATGCTATAAAAAGCTCTGTGCACCTTCATCCTGAAGATCGAGTCTATGAACTGTTGAAAGTATGGTTGGAGAAGGTGGGCATGGACGCTGACATGAATGACCTAATCAAAGCGTTACTTTATTTTGGCCAAAGGTTATCAGCAGAAAATATTATTTCAAAAGCCATTGAAAATGGTTATTATGAATATGCAGAAAATGAAAAGTGA
- the LOC139389948 gene encoding tumor necrosis factor receptor superfamily member 10B-like isoform X5 has product MSTPPLSMSYIHLMVVLIWALNPMAAAQSGLELTQTGGSVRNRKQRDISCRENLEYPHDNICCLNCPAGKYVKAYCTGALEKGTCEDCDLDTYTEHDNGLPQCLKCTKCRSDQVTTKTCTITQNTECQCKPGYFCAPDQACEVCKKCSRCKDNEVRVKNCTTTSNTVCETRLPTSSTISGKTPGPVVVIVVAVLGITAALAGVYWMRRKPFKRTDTQNNPSGTLKVVVDDQNNRSIEERQNNQNAVLDDTQLYPLLEQTQAENVLIKLVPLNGDESLKKSFELFEELDVHYHNRFFRHIGLSDNAIKSSVHLHPEDRVYELLKVWLEKVGMDADMNDLIKALLYFGQRLSAENIISKAIENGYYEYAENEK; this is encoded by the exons GTTGTCCTCATCTGGGCCCTCAACCCCATGGCGGCAGCTCAATCTGGCCTTGAGTTGACACAGACAGGAGGCAGCGTCAGGAACAGGAAACAGCGGGACATCTCATGCAGGGAAAACCTGGAGTACCCACATGACAACATCTGCTGTTTGAATTGCCCAGCTG GTAAATATGTCAAAGCGTACTGCACGGGTGCCTTGGAGAAAGGAACATGTGAGGACTGTGACCTCGACACATACACAGAGCATGACAACGGACTGCCACAGTGCTTAAAGTGCACGAAGTGTCGCTCAG ATCAGGTAACCACAAAGACATGCACCATCACTCAGAACACAGAGTGCCAGTGTAAACCAGGGTATTTCTGTGCCCCTGACCAAGCCTGTGAGGTGTGCAAAAAGTGCTCACG ATGTAAAGACAATGAGGTGAGGGTGAAGAACTGCACCACTACGTCCAACACGGTCTGTGAGACCAGACTGCCCACATCCAGCACCATCTCAGGTAAAACTCCAGGCCCAG TAGTTGTGATTGTGGTGGCAGTACTGGGTATCACTGCTGCACTTGCCGGTGTCTATTGGATGAGGCGAAAGCCCTTTAAAAGGACAG ACACCCAGAATAATCCCAGTGGGACGCTAAAAGTTGTGGTG GATGATCAAAATAACAGGTCAATTGAGGAGAGGCAGAACAACCAGAATGCTGTGCTGGATGACACACAGCTCTATCCCTTGCTGGAGCAGACCCAGGCG gaAAATGTCCTCATAAAACTGGTTCCTTTGAATG GTGATGAGTCCTTGAAGAAAAGTTTTGAACTTTTTGAAGAGCTGGATGTTCACTACCATAACAGATTCTTCAGGCACATCGGACTCTCTGACAATGCTATAAAAAGCTCTGTGCACCTTCATCCTGAAGATCGAGTCTATGAACTGTTGAAAGTATGGTTGGAGAAGGTGGGCATGGACGCTGACATGAATGACCTAATCAAAGCGTTACTTTATTTTGGCCAAAGGTTATCAGCAGAAAATATTATTTCAAAAGCCATTGAAAATGGTTATTATGAATATGCAGAAAATGAAAAGTGA
- the LOC139389948 gene encoding tumor necrosis factor receptor superfamily member 10B-like isoform X1 encodes MSTPPLSMSYIHLMVVLIWALNPMAAAQSGLELTQTGGSVRNRKQRDISCRENLEYPHDNICCLNCPAGKYVKAYCTGALEKGTCEDCDLDTYTEHDNGLPQCLKCTKCRSDQVTTKTCTITQNTECQCKPGYFCAPDQACEVCKKCSRCKDNEVRVKNCTTTSNTVCETRLPTSSTISGKTPGPVVVIVVAVLGITAALAGVYWMRRKPFKRTDTQNNPSGTLKVVVDDQNNRSIEERQNNQNAVLDDTQLYPLLEQTQAVGAKASEDEDNGLGDSLPNTTNSSQSSLSALPSAPLPRSSPLPSPSAKRQPGSSAGENVLIKLVPLNGDESLKKSFELFEELDVHYHNRFFRHIGLSDNAIKSSVHLHPEDRVYELLKVWLEKVGMDADMNDLIKALLYFGQRLSAENIISKAIENGYYEYAENEK; translated from the exons GTTGTCCTCATCTGGGCCCTCAACCCCATGGCGGCAGCTCAATCTGGCCTTGAGTTGACACAGACAGGAGGCAGCGTCAGGAACAGGAAACAGCGGGACATCTCATGCAGGGAAAACCTGGAGTACCCACATGACAACATCTGCTGTTTGAATTGCCCAGCTG GTAAATATGTCAAAGCGTACTGCACGGGTGCCTTGGAGAAAGGAACATGTGAGGACTGTGACCTCGACACATACACAGAGCATGACAACGGACTGCCACAGTGCTTAAAGTGCACGAAGTGTCGCTCAG ATCAGGTAACCACAAAGACATGCACCATCACTCAGAACACAGAGTGCCAGTGTAAACCAGGGTATTTCTGTGCCCCTGACCAAGCCTGTGAGGTGTGCAAAAAGTGCTCACG ATGTAAAGACAATGAGGTGAGGGTGAAGAACTGCACCACTACGTCCAACACGGTCTGTGAGACCAGACTGCCCACATCCAGCACCATCTCAGGTAAAACTCCAGGCCCAG TAGTTGTGATTGTGGTGGCAGTACTGGGTATCACTGCTGCACTTGCCGGTGTCTATTGGATGAGGCGAAAGCCCTTTAAAAGGACAG ACACCCAGAATAATCCCAGTGGGACGCTAAAAGTTGTGGTG GATGATCAAAATAACAGGTCAATTGAGGAGAGGCAGAACAACCAGAATGCTGTGCTGGATGACACACAGCTCTATCCCTTGCTGGAGCAGACCCAGGCGGTGGGTGCCAAAGCCTCAGAGGATGAGGACAATGGACTGGGCGACAGTCTACCCAACACCACCAACTCCTCTCAGTCCAGTCTGTCTGCACTACCCTCAGCCCCCCTCCCCAGATCCTCCCCGCTTCCCAGCCCTTCGGCCAAGAGGCAGCCTGGCTCTTCGGCTGGG gaAAATGTCCTCATAAAACTGGTTCCTTTGAATG GTGATGAGTCCTTGAAGAAAAGTTTTGAACTTTTTGAAGAGCTGGATGTTCACTACCATAACAGATTCTTCAGGCACATCGGACTCTCTGACAATGCTATAAAAAGCTCTGTGCACCTTCATCCTGAAGATCGAGTCTATGAACTGTTGAAAGTATGGTTGGAGAAGGTGGGCATGGACGCTGACATGAATGACCTAATCAAAGCGTTACTTTATTTTGGCCAAAGGTTATCAGCAGAAAATATTATTTCAAAAGCCATTGAAAATGGTTATTATGAATATGCAGAAAATGAAAAGTGA
- the LOC139389948 gene encoding tumor necrosis factor receptor superfamily member 10B-like isoform X4: MSTPPLSMSYIHLMVVLIWALNPMAAAQSGLELTQTGGSVRNRKQRDISCRENLEYPHDNICCLNCPAGKYVKAYCTGALEKGTCEDCDLDTYTEHDNGLPQCLKCTKCRSDQVTTKTCTITQNTECQCKPGYFCAPDQACEVCKKCSRCKDNEVRVKNCTTTSNTVCETRLPTSSTISVVIVVAVLGITAALAGVYWMRRKPFKRTDTQNNPSGTLKVVVDDQNNRSIEERQNNQNAVLDDTQLYPLLEQTQAVGAKASEDEDNGLGDSLPNTTNSSQSSLSALPSAPLPRSSPLPSPSAKRQPGSSAGENVLIKLVPLNGDESLKKSFELFEELDVHYHNRFFRHIGLSDNAIKSSVHLHPEDRVYELLKVWLEKVGMDADMNDLIKALLYFGQRLSAENIISKAIENGYYEYAENEK; encoded by the exons GTTGTCCTCATCTGGGCCCTCAACCCCATGGCGGCAGCTCAATCTGGCCTTGAGTTGACACAGACAGGAGGCAGCGTCAGGAACAGGAAACAGCGGGACATCTCATGCAGGGAAAACCTGGAGTACCCACATGACAACATCTGCTGTTTGAATTGCCCAGCTG GTAAATATGTCAAAGCGTACTGCACGGGTGCCTTGGAGAAAGGAACATGTGAGGACTGTGACCTCGACACATACACAGAGCATGACAACGGACTGCCACAGTGCTTAAAGTGCACGAAGTGTCGCTCAG ATCAGGTAACCACAAAGACATGCACCATCACTCAGAACACAGAGTGCCAGTGTAAACCAGGGTATTTCTGTGCCCCTGACCAAGCCTGTGAGGTGTGCAAAAAGTGCTCACG ATGTAAAGACAATGAGGTGAGGGTGAAGAACTGCACCACTACGTCCAACACGGTCTGTGAGACCAGACTGCCCACATCCAGCACCATCTCAG TTGTGATTGTGGTGGCAGTACTGGGTATCACTGCTGCACTTGCCGGTGTCTATTGGATGAGGCGAAAGCCCTTTAAAAGGACAG ACACCCAGAATAATCCCAGTGGGACGCTAAAAGTTGTGGTG GATGATCAAAATAACAGGTCAATTGAGGAGAGGCAGAACAACCAGAATGCTGTGCTGGATGACACACAGCTCTATCCCTTGCTGGAGCAGACCCAGGCGGTGGGTGCCAAAGCCTCAGAGGATGAGGACAATGGACTGGGCGACAGTCTACCCAACACCACCAACTCCTCTCAGTCCAGTCTGTCTGCACTACCCTCAGCCCCCCTCCCCAGATCCTCCCCGCTTCCCAGCCCTTCGGCCAAGAGGCAGCCTGGCTCTTCGGCTGGG gaAAATGTCCTCATAAAACTGGTTCCTTTGAATG GTGATGAGTCCTTGAAGAAAAGTTTTGAACTTTTTGAAGAGCTGGATGTTCACTACCATAACAGATTCTTCAGGCACATCGGACTCTCTGACAATGCTATAAAAAGCTCTGTGCACCTTCATCCTGAAGATCGAGTCTATGAACTGTTGAAAGTATGGTTGGAGAAGGTGGGCATGGACGCTGACATGAATGACCTAATCAAAGCGTTACTTTATTTTGGCCAAAGGTTATCAGCAGAAAATATTATTTCAAAAGCCATTGAAAATGGTTATTATGAATATGCAGAAAATGAAAAGTGA
- the LOC139389948 gene encoding tumor necrosis factor receptor superfamily member 10B-like isoform X6, with amino-acid sequence MSTPPLSMSYIHLMVVLIWALNPMAAAQSGLELTQTGGSVRNRKQRDISCRENLEYPHDNICCLNCPAGKYVKAYCTGALEKGTCEDCDLDTYTEHDNGLPQCLKCTKCRSDQVTTKTCTITQNTECQCKPGYFCAPDQACEVCKKCSRCKDNEVRVKNCTTTSNTVCETRLPTSSTISVVVIVVAVLGITAALAGVYWMRRKPFKRTDTQNNPSGTLKVVVDDQNNRSIEERQNNQNAVLDDTQLYPLLEQTQAENVLIKLVPLNGDESLKKSFELFEELDVHYHNRFFRHIGLSDNAIKSSVHLHPEDRVYELLKVWLEKVGMDADMNDLIKALLYFGQRLSAENIISKAIENGYYEYAENEK; translated from the exons GTTGTCCTCATCTGGGCCCTCAACCCCATGGCGGCAGCTCAATCTGGCCTTGAGTTGACACAGACAGGAGGCAGCGTCAGGAACAGGAAACAGCGGGACATCTCATGCAGGGAAAACCTGGAGTACCCACATGACAACATCTGCTGTTTGAATTGCCCAGCTG GTAAATATGTCAAAGCGTACTGCACGGGTGCCTTGGAGAAAGGAACATGTGAGGACTGTGACCTCGACACATACACAGAGCATGACAACGGACTGCCACAGTGCTTAAAGTGCACGAAGTGTCGCTCAG ATCAGGTAACCACAAAGACATGCACCATCACTCAGAACACAGAGTGCCAGTGTAAACCAGGGTATTTCTGTGCCCCTGACCAAGCCTGTGAGGTGTGCAAAAAGTGCTCACG ATGTAAAGACAATGAGGTGAGGGTGAAGAACTGCACCACTACGTCCAACACGGTCTGTGAGACCAGACTGCCCACATCCAGCACCATCTCAG TAGTTGTGATTGTGGTGGCAGTACTGGGTATCACTGCTGCACTTGCCGGTGTCTATTGGATGAGGCGAAAGCCCTTTAAAAGGACAG ACACCCAGAATAATCCCAGTGGGACGCTAAAAGTTGTGGTG GATGATCAAAATAACAGGTCAATTGAGGAGAGGCAGAACAACCAGAATGCTGTGCTGGATGACACACAGCTCTATCCCTTGCTGGAGCAGACCCAGGCG gaAAATGTCCTCATAAAACTGGTTCCTTTGAATG GTGATGAGTCCTTGAAGAAAAGTTTTGAACTTTTTGAAGAGCTGGATGTTCACTACCATAACAGATTCTTCAGGCACATCGGACTCTCTGACAATGCTATAAAAAGCTCTGTGCACCTTCATCCTGAAGATCGAGTCTATGAACTGTTGAAAGTATGGTTGGAGAAGGTGGGCATGGACGCTGACATGAATGACCTAATCAAAGCGTTACTTTATTTTGGCCAAAGGTTATCAGCAGAAAATATTATTTCAAAAGCCATTGAAAATGGTTATTATGAATATGCAGAAAATGAAAAGTGA
- the LOC139389948 gene encoding tumor necrosis factor receptor superfamily member 10B-like isoform X3, which yields MSTPPLSMSYIHLMVVLIWALNPMAAAQSGLELTQTGGSVRNRKQRDISCRENLEYPHDNICCLNCPAGKYVKAYCTGALEKGTCEDCDLDTYTEHDNGLPQCLKCTKCRSDQVTTKTCTITQNTECQCKPGYFCAPDQACEVCKKCSRCKDNEVRVKNCTTTSNTVCETRLPTSSTISVVVIVVAVLGITAALAGVYWMRRKPFKRTDTQNNPSGTLKVVVDDQNNRSIEERQNNQNAVLDDTQLYPLLEQTQAVGAKASEDEDNGLGDSLPNTTNSSQSSLSALPSAPLPRSSPLPSPSAKRQPGSSAGENVLIKLVPLNGDESLKKSFELFEELDVHYHNRFFRHIGLSDNAIKSSVHLHPEDRVYELLKVWLEKVGMDADMNDLIKALLYFGQRLSAENIISKAIENGYYEYAENEK from the exons GTTGTCCTCATCTGGGCCCTCAACCCCATGGCGGCAGCTCAATCTGGCCTTGAGTTGACACAGACAGGAGGCAGCGTCAGGAACAGGAAACAGCGGGACATCTCATGCAGGGAAAACCTGGAGTACCCACATGACAACATCTGCTGTTTGAATTGCCCAGCTG GTAAATATGTCAAAGCGTACTGCACGGGTGCCTTGGAGAAAGGAACATGTGAGGACTGTGACCTCGACACATACACAGAGCATGACAACGGACTGCCACAGTGCTTAAAGTGCACGAAGTGTCGCTCAG ATCAGGTAACCACAAAGACATGCACCATCACTCAGAACACAGAGTGCCAGTGTAAACCAGGGTATTTCTGTGCCCCTGACCAAGCCTGTGAGGTGTGCAAAAAGTGCTCACG ATGTAAAGACAATGAGGTGAGGGTGAAGAACTGCACCACTACGTCCAACACGGTCTGTGAGACCAGACTGCCCACATCCAGCACCATCTCAG TAGTTGTGATTGTGGTGGCAGTACTGGGTATCACTGCTGCACTTGCCGGTGTCTATTGGATGAGGCGAAAGCCCTTTAAAAGGACAG ACACCCAGAATAATCCCAGTGGGACGCTAAAAGTTGTGGTG GATGATCAAAATAACAGGTCAATTGAGGAGAGGCAGAACAACCAGAATGCTGTGCTGGATGACACACAGCTCTATCCCTTGCTGGAGCAGACCCAGGCGGTGGGTGCCAAAGCCTCAGAGGATGAGGACAATGGACTGGGCGACAGTCTACCCAACACCACCAACTCCTCTCAGTCCAGTCTGTCTGCACTACCCTCAGCCCCCCTCCCCAGATCCTCCCCGCTTCCCAGCCCTTCGGCCAAGAGGCAGCCTGGCTCTTCGGCTGGG gaAAATGTCCTCATAAAACTGGTTCCTTTGAATG GTGATGAGTCCTTGAAGAAAAGTTTTGAACTTTTTGAAGAGCTGGATGTTCACTACCATAACAGATTCTTCAGGCACATCGGACTCTCTGACAATGCTATAAAAAGCTCTGTGCACCTTCATCCTGAAGATCGAGTCTATGAACTGTTGAAAGTATGGTTGGAGAAGGTGGGCATGGACGCTGACATGAATGACCTAATCAAAGCGTTACTTTATTTTGGCCAAAGGTTATCAGCAGAAAATATTATTTCAAAAGCCATTGAAAATGGTTATTATGAATATGCAGAAAATGAAAAGTGA